A genomic stretch from Thauera sp. GDN1 includes:
- the ptsN gene encoding PTS IIA-like nitrogen regulatory protein PtsN, translated as MSLISQLLPLSNVVVDLDASSKKRVFEQAGLLFENNQGIARSTVFDSLFTRERLGSTGLGQGIAIPHGRIKGLKDAAGAFLRLAAPVQFDAPDGRPVNMLFVLLVPEQANETHLQLLSELAQMFSDREFREALQNAPDAAHIHRMFLTWGADAADQRSAAV; from the coding sequence ATGAGCCTCATATCCCAACTCCTGCCACTGTCCAACGTGGTGGTCGATCTCGACGCGAGCAGCAAGAAGCGCGTCTTCGAACAGGCCGGACTGCTGTTCGAGAACAACCAGGGCATCGCCCGCAGTACCGTCTTCGACAGTCTCTTCACCCGCGAGCGCCTCGGCTCCACCGGGCTGGGACAGGGCATCGCGATCCCGCACGGCCGCATCAAGGGCTTGAAGGACGCCGCCGGCGCCTTCCTGCGCCTCGCGGCCCCGGTCCAGTTCGACGCCCCCGACGGCCGCCCGGTCAACATGCTGTTCGTGCTGCTGGTACCCGAGCAGGCCAACGAAACCCACCTCCAGCTGCTGTCCGAGCTCGCGCAGATGTTCAGCGACCGCGAATTCCGCGAGGCGCTGCAGAACGCGCCGGACGCGGCCCACATCCACCGCATGTTCCTGACCTGGGGCGCCGATGCGGCAGACCAGCGTAGCGCGGCTGTATGA
- the hprK gene encoding HPr(Ser) kinase/phosphatase codes for MRQTSVARLYEAHRESLSLTHVSGNLDARLSVGDEQIWPADLIGHLNLIHPTRLQILGTAELAWAQRQSNEKVARHLNEILSARPPAIIVADGCEVPNIIHGICEAHDVALFTARHPSASVIDHLRLYLSRELAEKTSLHGVFMDVLGLGVLITGDSGAGKSELGLELISRGHGLVADDVVELSRVAPTVLEGRCPEMLQDFIEVRGLGLLNIRTIFGETACRRKMRLRLVCHLDRRQPGPDDPSRLPLQQETQDILGVKIARVVLPVAAGRNLAVLLEAAVRSTILQLRGIDSTQEFIERQTRALRAADDNGAR; via the coding sequence ATGCGGCAGACCAGCGTAGCGCGGCTGTATGAGGCCCATCGCGAAAGCCTGAGCCTGACCCACGTCAGCGGGAACCTCGACGCGCGCCTGTCGGTGGGCGACGAGCAGATCTGGCCCGCCGACCTGATCGGCCACCTCAACCTGATCCACCCGACGCGGCTGCAGATCCTCGGCACCGCCGAGCTCGCGTGGGCGCAGCGCCAGTCCAACGAGAAGGTCGCGCGCCACCTCAACGAGATCCTCTCCGCCCGCCCGCCGGCGATCATCGTCGCCGACGGCTGCGAGGTGCCGAACATCATCCACGGCATCTGCGAAGCCCACGACGTCGCGCTGTTCACCGCGCGCCACCCCTCGGCGAGCGTCATCGACCACCTGCGCCTGTACCTGTCGCGCGAGCTCGCCGAGAAGACCTCGCTGCACGGCGTGTTCATGGACGTGCTCGGACTGGGCGTGCTGATCACCGGCGACTCCGGCGCCGGCAAGTCCGAACTCGGTTTGGAGCTGATCTCGCGCGGCCACGGCCTGGTCGCGGACGACGTGGTCGAGCTGTCGCGGGTGGCGCCCACCGTGCTCGAAGGGCGCTGCCCCGAGATGCTGCAGGACTTCATCGAGGTGCGCGGCCTCGGCCTGCTGAACATCCGCACCATCTTCGGCGAGACCGCATGCCGGCGGAAGATGCGCCTGCGCCTGGTCTGCCACCTCGACCGCCGCCAGCCCGGCCCCGACGATCCCAGCCGCCTGCCGCTGCAGCAGGAGACCCAGGACATCCTCGGCGTCAAGATCGCACGCGTGGTGCTGCCGGTCGCCGCCGGCCGCAACCTGGCGGTGCTGCTCGAAGCCGCGGTGCGCTCCACCATCCTGCAACTGCGCGGCATCGACTCCACCCAGGAGTTCATCGAGCGCCAGACCCGCGCGCTGCGCGCGGCCGACGACAACGGCGCACGCTAA
- the ilvA gene encoding threonine ammonia-lyase, biosynthetic → MTTPTDYLERILNAQVYDVAVETPLDLATNLSARAHNRIYLKREDMQPVFSFKIRGAYNKMANLSPQAMKRGVICASAGNHAQGVALSAAKLGVRAVIVMPSTTPAIKIDAVKARGGEVVLAGESYSDAYAHALELEKAEKLTFVHPFDDPDVIAGQGTIGMEILRAHTKPIHAVFCCVGGGGLIAGVAAYIKRLRPETKIIGVEAVDADAMTQSLAAGRRIALDQVGIFADGAAVKEVGAETFRLCQQYVDEMIVVDNDAICAAIKDVFEDTRSILEPAGALAVAGAKEYARRNKLRDKNLVAVASGANMNFDRLRFVAERAELGEQREAVLAVTIPEKPGSFRKFISVLGNRNITEFNYRYADPQQAHIFVGVTVHNRNEVGRLVEMLERHELPALDLTDDEMAKTHVRYMVGGRAPQVDNEVVYRFVFPERPGALMNFLSNLRSDWNISLFHYRNHGSDFGRVLVGMQVPPADKAAFDAFLQRLGYEYVAETGNPVYRMFLSGS, encoded by the coding sequence ATGACCACCCCCACGGATTACCTGGAACGCATCCTCAACGCACAGGTGTACGACGTCGCCGTCGAGACCCCGCTCGATCTCGCCACCAACCTGTCGGCGCGCGCGCACAACCGCATCTACCTCAAGCGCGAGGACATGCAGCCGGTGTTCAGCTTCAAGATCCGCGGCGCCTACAACAAGATGGCGAACCTGTCGCCGCAGGCCATGAAGCGCGGCGTGATCTGCGCCTCTGCCGGCAACCATGCCCAGGGCGTGGCGCTGTCGGCGGCGAAGCTGGGCGTGCGCGCGGTGATCGTGATGCCGAGCACCACGCCGGCGATCAAGATCGACGCGGTCAAGGCGCGCGGCGGCGAGGTCGTGCTCGCCGGCGAATCCTATTCCGACGCCTACGCCCACGCGCTCGAGCTGGAGAAGGCCGAGAAGCTGACCTTCGTCCATCCCTTCGACGACCCCGACGTGATCGCCGGCCAGGGCACGATCGGCATGGAGATCCTGCGCGCCCACACCAAGCCGATCCACGCGGTGTTCTGCTGCGTCGGCGGCGGCGGCCTGATCGCCGGCGTGGCCGCCTACATCAAGCGCCTGCGCCCGGAGACGAAGATCATCGGCGTCGAGGCGGTCGATGCCGACGCGATGACGCAGTCGCTGGCCGCCGGCCGCCGCATCGCGCTCGATCAGGTCGGCATCTTCGCCGACGGCGCGGCGGTCAAGGAGGTCGGCGCCGAGACCTTCCGCCTGTGCCAACAGTACGTCGACGAGATGATCGTGGTCGACAACGACGCGATCTGCGCGGCCATCAAGGACGTGTTCGAAGACACGCGCTCCATCCTCGAGCCCGCCGGCGCGCTCGCCGTCGCCGGCGCCAAGGAATACGCCCGTCGCAACAAGCTGCGCGACAAGAACCTGGTGGCGGTGGCCTCGGGCGCCAACATGAACTTCGACCGCCTGCGCTTCGTCGCCGAGCGCGCCGAGCTCGGCGAGCAGCGCGAGGCCGTACTGGCGGTGACGATCCCGGAAAAGCCGGGCTCGTTCAGGAAGTTCATCAGCGTGCTCGGCAACCGCAACATCACCGAGTTCAACTACCGCTACGCCGATCCGCAGCAGGCGCACATCTTCGTCGGCGTCACCGTGCACAACCGCAACGAGGTCGGCCGCCTGGTGGAGATGCTCGAGCGCCACGAACTGCCGGCGCTCGACCTCACCGACGACGAGATGGCCAAGACCCATGTGCGCTACATGGTCGGCGGCCGCGCGCCGCAGGTCGACAACGAGGTCGTGTACCGCTTCGTGTTCCCCGAGCGCCCCGGCGCGCTGATGAATTTCCTCTCCAACCTGCGCTCGGACTGGAACATCTCCCTGTTCCACTACCGCAACCATGGCTCGGATTTCGGCCGCGTGCTGGTCGGCATGCAGGTGCCGCCCGCCGACAAGGCGGCGTTCGACGCCTTCCTGCAGCGCCTCGGCTACGAATACGTCGCCGAGACCGGGAATCCGGTCTACCGCATGTTCCTCTCCGGGAGCTGA
- a CDS encoding 5-formyltetrahydrofolate cyclo-ligase, whose protein sequence is MTSFSAPEPELAARRKHLREHALKLRQALPAEHRDAMTARLAAHLDELMKSLAPRALGFCWPYRAEPDLRAWVRAWLAAAPGRVAALPVVVERHAPMLFRRWDPDVPMALDRHGIPHPAAGEAMVPEVLLVPLNAFDDRGYRIGYGGGYFDRTLAGMKTIAVGVGFEVGRVADTHPQQYDLPMQWVVTEAGVMRPRA, encoded by the coding sequence ATGACCTCCTTTTCCGCACCCGAGCCCGAGCTTGCCGCCAGGCGCAAGCATCTTCGCGAGCATGCGCTGAAGTTGCGCCAGGCCTTGCCGGCCGAGCACCGGGACGCGATGACCGCGCGGCTCGCCGCCCACCTCGATGAGCTGATGAAGAGCCTGGCGCCGCGTGCGCTCGGCTTCTGCTGGCCCTACCGCGCCGAGCCCGACCTGCGCGCCTGGGTGCGCGCCTGGCTGGCGGCTGCGCCCGGACGGGTGGCGGCGCTGCCGGTGGTGGTGGAGCGGCATGCGCCGATGCTGTTCCGGCGCTGGGACCCGGACGTGCCGATGGCGCTCGATCGCCACGGCATCCCGCATCCGGCCGCGGGCGAGGCGATGGTGCCGGAGGTGCTGCTGGTGCCGCTCAACGCCTTCGACGACCGCGGCTACCGCATCGGCTACGGCGGCGGTTACTTCGACCGTACGCTGGCCGGCATGAAGACCATCGCGGTGGGGGTGGGGTTCGAGGTCGGTCGCGTGGCGGACACCCATCCGCAGCAGTACGATCTGCCGATGCAGTGGGTGGTCACCGAGGCCGGCGTGATGCGGCCGCGGGCATGA
- a CDS encoding lytic transglycosylase domain-containing protein, whose protein sequence is MRKALRATLFAAAFLLPGGAFAQVGSETGADRIVAAREALRKGDRDTLERLAAVREPHVLDAYPRYWLLVNLLARSEPPPAHLLEAFLAEEDGSNLGERLRADWLRRLAKDGDWAAFLRLYPELKNPDGELRCSAWTARILTGERSALDEVAQQWAGLIDAHAACELPLRSAVGNGLVSEDRIWQRIRRQVDTRNPDAALASLTLLPPGSAPGHAEFDQAIRSPAPWLDRLPANFAVTRAGRELALAALVRLAREDVPAAQLRLLRIQDRLSAEERNYANLVMAMHAAIDRLPEARALYAAAGDIETTPLQRAWRVRANLRAQDWRGVRSAIEDLPADEREQPEWIYWLGRAHAATGNRDAADSLFVRIAAEPHFYGMLAAEELGQPFMTPPATAPLPRAKLEEAERDPSLRRALALYQLDMRTEAIREWVWGVRERDEQFRLGAAHLALRNELYDRAINTAELANPRSNFELRFLTPYRELIEPQVRAQGLDLGWVYGLMRQESRFAAPARSSVGARGLMQVMPATGKWVANKIGYSGYHPGLLEDPHTNVLFGTSYMRLIMNDLDAHPVLASAGYNAGPGRARRWRDVQPLEGAIYAETIPFDETRDYVKKVLANAVIYSAMLDKRPQSLKARLGTIAPSPLSE, encoded by the coding sequence ATGAGAAAGGCATTACGGGCGACCCTGTTCGCTGCAGCATTCCTGCTCCCAGGCGGAGCATTCGCACAGGTCGGCAGCGAGACCGGAGCCGACCGTATCGTCGCCGCTCGCGAGGCCCTGCGCAAGGGCGACCGCGACACCCTGGAACGGCTGGCCGCAGTACGCGAGCCCCATGTGCTCGACGCCTATCCGCGCTACTGGCTGCTCGTCAACCTCCTCGCCCGCAGCGAGCCCCCGCCCGCCCATCTGCTCGAAGCCTTCCTCGCCGAGGAAGACGGCAGCAACCTCGGCGAGCGCCTGCGTGCCGACTGGCTGCGCCGCCTGGCCAAGGACGGCGACTGGGCCGCCTTCCTGCGCCTGTACCCGGAGCTGAAGAACCCCGACGGCGAGCTGCGCTGTTCGGCGTGGACCGCCCGCATCCTCACCGGCGAGCGCAGCGCGCTCGACGAGGTGGCGCAGCAATGGGCCGGCCTCATCGACGCCCACGCCGCCTGCGAGCTGCCGCTGCGCAGCGCGGTCGGCAACGGACTGGTGAGCGAGGATCGGATCTGGCAGCGCATCCGCCGCCAGGTCGATACCCGCAATCCGGACGCCGCGCTCGCCAGCCTCACGCTGCTGCCTCCGGGCAGCGCCCCCGGCCACGCGGAGTTCGACCAGGCGATCCGCTCGCCCGCGCCCTGGCTCGACCGCCTGCCGGCCAACTTCGCGGTCACGCGGGCCGGGCGCGAGCTCGCCCTGGCCGCGCTGGTGCGTCTCGCCCGCGAGGACGTTCCCGCCGCCCAGCTGCGCCTGCTGCGCATCCAGGACCGCCTGAGCGCCGAGGAGCGCAACTACGCCAACCTGGTGATGGCGATGCACGCCGCCATCGATCGCCTGCCCGAGGCGCGCGCCCTCTACGCCGCAGCCGGCGACATCGAGACGACGCCCCTGCAGCGCGCCTGGCGGGTACGCGCGAATCTGCGTGCGCAGGACTGGCGCGGCGTGCGCAGCGCGATCGAAGACCTGCCCGCCGACGAGCGCGAGCAGCCGGAATGGATCTACTGGCTGGGTCGCGCCCACGCCGCCACCGGCAACCGCGACGCCGCCGACTCGCTGTTCGTGCGCATCGCCGCCGAACCGCACTTCTACGGCATGCTCGCCGCCGAGGAGCTCGGCCAGCCCTTCATGACGCCGCCCGCCACCGCCCCGCTGCCGCGTGCCAAGCTCGAGGAAGCGGAGCGCGACCCCAGCCTGCGCCGCGCGCTCGCGCTCTACCAGCTCGACATGCGCACCGAGGCGATCCGCGAATGGGTATGGGGCGTGCGCGAGCGCGACGAGCAGTTCCGCCTCGGCGCCGCCCACCTCGCGCTGCGCAACGAGCTCTACGACCGCGCGATCAACACCGCCGAACTCGCCAACCCGCGCAGCAACTTCGAGCTGCGCTTCCTGACCCCCTACCGCGAGCTGATCGAACCCCAGGTGCGGGCGCAGGGCCTGGACCTGGGCTGGGTATACGGCCTGATGCGCCAGGAGAGCCGCTTTGCCGCACCGGCGCGCTCGAGCGTGGGCGCCCGCGGCCTGATGCAGGTGATGCCCGCGACCGGCAAGTGGGTGGCGAACAAGATCGGCTATTCCGGCTATCACCCGGGACTGCTCGAGGACCCCCACACCAACGTGCTGTTCGGTACCAGCTACATGCGCCTGATCATGAACGACCTCGACGCCCATCCGGTGCTGGCCAGTGCCGGCTACAACGCCGGGCCGGGGCGCGCACGGCGCTGGCGGGACGTGCAGCCCCTGGAAGGCGCGATCTACGCCGAGACCATTCCCTTCGACGAAACCCGCGATTACGTCAAGAAGGTGCTCGCCAACGCGGTCATCTATTCGGCGATGCTGGACAAGCGCCCGCAGTCGCTGAAGGCCCGCCTCGGCACCATCGCCCCGTCTCCGCTCAGCGAGTAA
- a CDS encoding complex I NDUFA9 subunit family protein produces MNPQRVVIVGGSGFIGSAIANRLCEAGIRVLIPTRRRSRAGHVLLLPNVEVVEADVHDPAVLANLFAGADAVINTVGVLHSRSGTPFGPDFARAHVELPQKIVAACRAAGVPGLVHISALGASIDGPSEYQRSKAAGELAIHAAGADIAWTILRPSVVFGRGDSFLNLFAGLARSLPVLPLAGAGCRFQPVYVEDVAEAVWQSLIRPQAAGQTFELAGPTVYTLRQLVEYVSALVGKPRPVVPLPEGIAMLQARLMEFAPQPLMSRDNVRSMRVDNVAHGDPLPFGLHPSALEAVAPAWLGEAGPRAFYYPFRRHARR; encoded by the coding sequence ATGAATCCGCAACGTGTCGTCATCGTCGGCGGCTCCGGCTTTATCGGCAGCGCCATCGCCAACCGCCTGTGCGAGGCAGGCATCCGGGTACTCATTCCCACCCGCCGGCGCAGCCGCGCCGGTCACGTACTGCTGCTGCCCAACGTCGAGGTCGTCGAGGCCGACGTGCACGACCCGGCGGTGCTCGCCAACCTGTTCGCCGGCGCAGACGCGGTGATCAACACCGTCGGCGTGCTGCACTCGCGCTCCGGCACGCCCTTCGGCCCGGATTTCGCGCGTGCGCACGTCGAGCTGCCGCAGAAGATCGTCGCGGCCTGTCGCGCCGCCGGCGTGCCGGGCCTGGTGCACATCAGCGCGCTCGGTGCCAGCATCGACGGCCCGTCCGAGTACCAGCGTTCCAAGGCGGCCGGCGAGCTCGCGATTCACGCGGCCGGCGCGGACATCGCGTGGACCATCCTGCGCCCCTCGGTGGTGTTCGGCCGCGGCGACAGCTTCCTCAACCTGTTTGCCGGCCTCGCACGCAGCCTCCCGGTGCTGCCGCTGGCCGGCGCCGGCTGCCGCTTCCAGCCGGTGTACGTCGAGGACGTCGCCGAGGCGGTGTGGCAGAGCCTGATCCGCCCGCAAGCCGCAGGCCAGACCTTCGAGCTCGCCGGGCCGACCGTCTACACCCTGCGCCAGCTCGTCGAATACGTCTCCGCGCTGGTCGGCAAGCCGCGTCCGGTCGTGCCGCTGCCCGAGGGAATCGCCATGCTGCAGGCCCGCCTGATGGAATTCGCCCCGCAGCCGCTGATGAGCCGCGACAACGTGCGCTCGATGCGGGTGGACAACGTCGCCCACGGCGACCCGCTGCCCTTCGGCCTGCACCCGAGCGCACTCGAGGCGGTCGCCCCCGCCTGGCTCGGCGAAGCCGGCCCGCGCGCCTTCTATTACCCGTTCCGCCGCCATGCGCGGCGCTGA
- a CDS encoding glutathione S-transferase family protein, producing the protein MKLIIGNKNYSSWSLRAWLAAREGGFTFEEIRIPLFIPGSRERILSHSPSGKVPCLIDHGFTVWDSLAIGEYLAEKNPELLPADPAARAIARAVTAEMHSGFQNLRSRMPMNVRKDYTGFGHSPEVDADIARIVGIWNDCRARFGAEGPYLFGRFSLADAAFAPVAFRFQTYAVKPEGAAGAYLATLLANPHMQDWAAAARTETESIPEEDLYG; encoded by the coding sequence ATGAAACTCATCATCGGCAACAAGAACTACTCGTCCTGGTCCCTGCGCGCCTGGCTGGCCGCGCGCGAGGGCGGCTTCACCTTCGAGGAGATCCGCATCCCGCTGTTCATCCCCGGCAGCCGCGAGCGCATCCTGTCGCACTCGCCCTCGGGCAAGGTACCCTGCCTCATCGACCACGGCTTCACGGTGTGGGACTCGCTGGCGATCGGCGAATACCTCGCCGAGAAGAATCCGGAACTGCTGCCCGCCGACCCCGCGGCACGCGCCATCGCCCGCGCGGTGACCGCAGAGATGCATTCGGGTTTCCAGAACCTGCGCAGCCGCATGCCGATGAACGTCCGCAAGGACTACACCGGCTTCGGCCACAGCCCGGAGGTGGACGCCGACATCGCGCGCATCGTCGGGATCTGGAACGACTGCCGGGCGCGCTTCGGCGCCGAAGGTCCGTATCTGTTCGGCCGCTTCAGCCTCGCCGACGCCGCCTTCGCGCCGGTCGCCTTCCGCTTCCAGACCTACGCCGTGAAGCCCGAGGGCGCCGCCGGTGCCTACCTCGCCACCCTGCTCGCCAACCCGCACATGCAGGACTGGGCAGCGGCCGCGCGCACCGAGACCGAGTCGATCCCGGAAGAGGACCTCTACGGCTGA
- a CDS encoding multifunctional CCA addition/repair protein encodes MQAYVVGGAVRDALLGLPVKDRDWVVVGSTAEEMLARGFRPVGRDFPVFLHPQTGEEYALARTERKSGRGYTGFVCHASPAVTLEEDLLRRDLTINAIARAEDGTLIDPYGGRRDLDARVFRHVSQAFAEDPLRILRVARFAARFTDFTVAPETLALMRQMVAAGEVDHLVAERVWQELARGLMEARPSRMIRVLRDCGALAVILPEVDRLFGVPQPEKHHPEIDTGAHVLLVVDHAAATAQPLAVRWACLMHDLGKADTPAHALPHHHGHEAASAQRAREVSERLKAPTDCRDLAEMVAREHGILARADELRAETMVGLIERCDGLRRPERFALMLAAAACDQAGRGARGEDAPAARPLTRWHAALTAVRSVDAGTIAQNCKDKSLIPQALHAARVAAVKALDKETP; translated from the coding sequence ATGCAGGCTTACGTCGTCGGCGGGGCGGTTCGCGACGCCCTGCTCGGACTGCCGGTCAAGGACCGCGACTGGGTCGTGGTCGGCAGCACCGCCGAGGAGATGCTCGCACGTGGTTTCCGTCCGGTCGGGCGCGACTTCCCGGTCTTCCTCCATCCGCAGACCGGCGAGGAGTACGCGCTCGCGCGCACCGAACGCAAGTCGGGCCGCGGCTACACCGGCTTCGTCTGTCACGCCTCGCCCGCGGTCACGCTGGAGGAGGACCTGCTGCGCCGTGACCTCACCATCAACGCGATCGCGCGTGCCGAGGACGGCACGCTGATCGACCCCTACGGCGGCCGGCGCGACCTCGACGCGCGCGTGTTCCGCCACGTTTCCCAAGCCTTCGCCGAGGATCCGCTGCGCATCCTGCGCGTGGCGCGCTTCGCCGCGCGCTTCACCGACTTCACGGTGGCGCCGGAGACCCTGGCGCTGATGCGGCAGATGGTCGCGGCCGGCGAGGTCGACCACCTGGTCGCCGAACGCGTGTGGCAGGAGCTCGCCCGCGGGCTGATGGAAGCGCGCCCTTCGCGCATGATCCGGGTGCTGCGCGACTGCGGCGCGCTGGCGGTGATCCTGCCCGAGGTGGACCGCCTGTTCGGCGTGCCCCAGCCCGAGAAGCACCACCCCGAGATCGACACCGGCGCGCACGTGCTGCTCGTCGTCGATCACGCCGCCGCCACCGCCCAGCCGCTGGCGGTGCGCTGGGCCTGCCTGATGCACGACCTCGGCAAGGCCGACACCCCCGCCCATGCGCTGCCGCACCACCACGGCCACGAGGCGGCCAGCGCGCAGCGCGCACGCGAGGTCTCCGAACGCCTGAAAGCGCCCACCGACTGCCGCGACCTCGCCGAGATGGTGGCGCGCGAGCACGGCATCCTCGCCCGCGCCGACGAGCTGCGCGCGGAGACCATGGTCGGGCTGATCGAACGCTGCGACGGCCTGCGCCGGCCGGAGCGCTTCGCGCTGATGCTGGCCGCTGCCGCCTGTGACCAGGCCGGTCGCGGCGCCCGCGGCGAAGATGCGCCGGCCGCGAGGCCTTTGACACGCTGGCACGCCGCACTGACGGCGGTGCGCAGCGTCGATGCCGGTACAATTGCGCAAAACTGCAAAGACAAATCACTGATTCCGCAGGCTTTGCACGCGGCCCGCGTGGCCGCGGTGAAGGCGCTGGACAAGGAAACCCCATGA
- a CDS encoding alpha/beta fold hydrolase, translated as MNATRFGELEVLCHAPERVTHEHPLLFVHGAYVAAWCWEEHFQPWFARHGWATYAVSLSGHGNSRRREHLDSYSLDDYVRDVAEVAAKLPAPPILVGHSMGGMVVQKYLEQYDAPATVLMSAVPPQGLMGSAFGLMLKRPNLLADLNNIMTGNDVNIDSLREALFHQPVAAGDLLRYYHLSQPESHRAIWDMSLFNLPQPARMHRAPMLILGAEHDSLIPPDQVHMTALTYGRQAEIVPGIGHGMMLERDWEKVAIRIADWLAERRL; from the coding sequence ATGAACGCCACCCGCTTCGGCGAACTCGAGGTGCTGTGCCATGCACCCGAGCGCGTCACCCATGAACATCCGCTGCTCTTCGTCCACGGCGCCTACGTCGCGGCCTGGTGCTGGGAAGAGCACTTCCAGCCCTGGTTCGCCCGCCACGGCTGGGCGACCTACGCCGTGTCGCTGTCCGGCCACGGCAACAGCCGCCGACGCGAGCACCTCGACTCCTACTCGCTCGACGACTACGTGCGCGACGTCGCCGAGGTCGCCGCCAAGCTGCCGGCGCCGCCGATCCTGGTCGGCCACTCGATGGGCGGCATGGTGGTGCAGAAGTACCTCGAACAGTACGACGCGCCGGCCACCGTGCTGATGTCGGCGGTGCCGCCGCAGGGCCTGATGGGCTCGGCCTTCGGCCTGATGCTGAAGCGCCCCAACCTGCTCGCCGATCTCAACAACATCATGACCGGCAACGACGTCAACATCGACAGCCTGCGCGAGGCGCTCTTCCACCAGCCGGTGGCTGCCGGCGACCTGCTGCGCTACTACCATCTCAGCCAGCCGGAATCGCACCGCGCGATCTGGGACATGTCGCTGTTCAACCTGCCGCAGCCGGCACGCATGCACCGTGCGCCGATGCTGATCCTCGGCGCCGAGCACGACAGCCTGATCCCCCCCGACCAGGTGCACATGACCGCGCTGACCTACGGCCGCCAGGCCGAGATCGTCCCCGGCATCGGCCACGGCATGATGCTCGAGCGCGACTGGGAGAAGGTCGCGATCCGCATCGCCGACTGGCTCGCCGAGCGTCGGCTCTGA
- a CDS encoding SAM-dependent methyltransferase, with protein MSELPQPSADALAQSARLLERIEAEIAAAGGWISFARYMELALYEPGLGYYSGGARKFGPGGDFITAPELTPLFGQALAAQVEQVMRASAPEVIEVGAGTGLLAADLLLELERRGCVPERYRILELSGELRARQFDTLAHKAPHLAARVQWLDALPERFAGAMVANEVLDVMPVHLLVSRAEGLAERGVAFEADDHGVRRLCWADVAAQGAVCEAALALELPAPAGGEYVTELNLAGRAWVAAWAACLQAGALLLIDYGYPRAEYYLPSRSTGTLLCYYRHHAHGDPFLWPGLNDITAFVDFTAVAEAGFEAGLDVQGYTTQAQFLFNCGVLDCLARRGAQESADYIRAARAVQRLTAPQEMGELFKVLALSRGIEAPLLGFVRGDRLHAL; from the coding sequence ATGTCTGAACTACCCCAGCCGTCCGCCGATGCGCTCGCCCAGAGCGCCCGCCTGCTCGAACGCATCGAGGCCGAGATCGCCGCTGCCGGCGGCTGGATTTCGTTCGCCCGCTACATGGAGCTCGCGCTCTACGAGCCGGGACTCGGCTATTACAGCGGCGGCGCAAGAAAGTTCGGCCCCGGCGGCGATTTCATCACCGCGCCCGAGCTTACCCCGCTTTTCGGCCAGGCGCTCGCCGCCCAGGTCGAGCAGGTGATGCGCGCGAGCGCACCCGAGGTGATCGAGGTCGGCGCCGGCACCGGCCTGCTCGCCGCCGACCTGCTGCTCGAACTCGAGCGCCGCGGCTGCGTGCCGGAGCGCTACCGCATCCTCGAGCTGTCGGGCGAGTTGCGCGCGCGCCAGTTCGACACCCTGGCGCACAAGGCGCCGCACCTGGCCGCCCGCGTGCAGTGGCTGGACGCACTGCCGGAGCGCTTTGCCGGCGCGATGGTGGCCAACGAGGTGCTCGACGTGATGCCGGTGCATCTGCTGGTGTCGCGCGCCGAGGGGCTGGCCGAGCGCGGAGTCGCCTTCGAGGCCGACGACCATGGCGTGCGCCGGCTGTGCTGGGCCGACGTGGCTGCCCAGGGTGCGGTGTGCGAGGCCGCGCTCGCGCTGGAGCTGCCGGCGCCGGCAGGCGGCGAGTACGTCACCGAGCTGAACCTCGCCGGCCGCGCCTGGGTGGCGGCGTGGGCGGCCTGCCTGCAGGCGGGCGCGCTGCTGCTGATCGACTACGGCTACCCGCGCGCCGAGTACTACCTGCCTTCGCGCTCGACCGGCACCCTGCTGTGCTACTACCGCCACCACGCCCACGGCGACCCCTTCCTGTGGCCGGGGCTCAACGACATCACCGCCTTCGTGGACTTCACCGCGGTGGCCGAGGCCGGCTTCGAGGCCGGGCTGGACGTGCAGGGCTACACCACGCAGGCGCAGTTCCTGTTCAACTGCGGCGTGCTCGACTGCCTCGCCCGCCGCGGCGCGCAGGAGAGCGCCGACTACATCCGCGCCGCGCGCGCGGTGCAGCGCCTGACCGCGCCGCAGGAGATGGGCGAGCTGTTCAAGGTGCTGGCGCTATCGCGCGGCATCGAGGCGCCGCTGCTGGGCTTCGTCCGCGGCGACCGCCTGCACGCGCTGTAG